Proteins encoded in a region of the Mycolicibacterium duvalii genome:
- a CDS encoding acetoacetate--CoA ligase yields MERQVTDTVPQWVPTDEDIANARITDFTGFVEKRIGETFDDYGALWRWSVDEPDAFWAALWDYFALGERGDTVVSGMDMPGAQWFPGTTVNYVDQVIRSARTDRPAIVAVSETGPDREISWQDLLGRTAAFAETLRSAGVQPGDRVVGYLPNIPEAVIAFLATASIGAVWSACGQDYSAKAALDRLGQLEPKVLVAADGYLFAGKYRDKRDDVDAVRSGLPTVQASFGLDDLAASTADRLEPVAVPFDHPLWILFSSGTTGLPKGIMHGHGGVLVEHLKAVALQSDIGPADTFFWYTSPSWMMWNFQVAGLLVGSTIVCYDGSPSSPQPDALWDIAARVRATVLGTSPGYVLGCMKAGAEPKKTHDLSALRSVGITGSSLPPTSSLWLRDHVGVQVSSISGGTDVVSAFIGGVRSVPVWPGELSAPYLGVALAAWDESGEPVLGEVGELVVTKPLPSMPIAFWNDPDGSRYHDAYFDVYPGVWRHGDWITVTERGSVVVHGRSDSTLNRHGIRMGSADIYQAVERLPEVVEALVIGAEQPDGGYWMPLFVVLADGVNLTDEVRDRINDTIRTEVSPRHVPDEIIVAPGIPHTRTGKKLEVPIKKLFQGRDAAKVVERSAVDDPELLDWYVTQRRR; encoded by the coding sequence GCGCGTATCACCGACTTCACGGGCTTCGTCGAGAAGCGCATCGGCGAGACGTTCGACGACTACGGCGCCCTGTGGCGGTGGTCGGTCGACGAGCCGGACGCGTTCTGGGCGGCGCTGTGGGACTACTTCGCTCTGGGCGAGCGCGGTGACACCGTGGTGTCCGGCATGGACATGCCTGGGGCGCAGTGGTTTCCGGGTACCACCGTGAACTACGTCGATCAGGTCATCCGCAGCGCCCGGACCGACCGGCCCGCCATCGTCGCCGTCAGCGAAACCGGTCCCGACCGCGAGATCTCCTGGCAGGACCTGCTGGGCCGGACGGCGGCGTTCGCCGAGACGTTGCGGTCGGCCGGCGTGCAGCCGGGTGACCGGGTGGTCGGATACCTGCCCAACATCCCCGAGGCCGTGATCGCGTTCCTGGCTACGGCCAGCATCGGCGCGGTGTGGAGCGCCTGCGGACAGGACTACTCGGCCAAGGCCGCGCTGGACCGGCTGGGCCAGCTCGAGCCCAAGGTGCTGGTCGCCGCGGACGGGTATCTCTTCGCCGGGAAGTACCGCGACAAGCGTGATGACGTCGACGCGGTGCGTTCGGGCCTGCCGACGGTGCAGGCGAGTTTCGGGCTCGACGATCTCGCCGCGTCGACTGCCGATCGGCTCGAACCGGTTGCCGTGCCGTTCGACCATCCGCTGTGGATCCTGTTCTCGTCCGGCACGACCGGATTGCCCAAGGGCATCATGCACGGACACGGCGGGGTCCTCGTCGAGCACCTGAAAGCTGTTGCGCTGCAATCCGACATCGGCCCCGCCGATACCTTCTTCTGGTACACCAGCCCCAGCTGGATGATGTGGAACTTCCAGGTGGCCGGGTTGCTGGTCGGCTCGACGATCGTCTGTTACGACGGCAGCCCGAGTTCTCCGCAGCCGGATGCTCTGTGGGACATCGCCGCCCGGGTGCGGGCGACGGTGCTGGGCACCAGCCCAGGTTACGTGCTGGGGTGCATGAAGGCGGGCGCCGAACCGAAGAAGACCCACGATCTGTCGGCGCTGCGCAGCGTCGGGATCACCGGATCGTCGCTGCCGCCGACGTCGTCGCTGTGGCTGCGTGACCACGTGGGCGTACAGGTCTCGTCGATCAGCGGCGGCACCGACGTGGTGTCGGCGTTCATCGGCGGAGTGCGCTCGGTGCCGGTGTGGCCGGGTGAGCTGTCGGCGCCGTATCTCGGGGTGGCGCTGGCGGCATGGGACGAGTCCGGCGAACCGGTCCTCGGAGAGGTCGGCGAACTGGTGGTCACCAAACCGCTGCCGTCGATGCCGATCGCGTTCTGGAACGATCCCGACGGAAGCCGTTACCACGACGCCTATTTCGATGTCTACCCCGGCGTCTGGCGTCACGGCGACTGGATCACCGTCACCGAGCGCGGCAGTGTCGTGGTGCACGGCCGCTCGGATTCGACACTGAACCGGCATGGGATCCGGATGGGCAGCGCCGACATCTACCAGGCTGTCGAACGGCTGCCCGAGGTGGTCGAGGCGCTGGTGATCGGCGCCGAGCAACCCGACGGTGGCTACTGGATGCCGCTGTTCGTCGTCCTGGCCGACGGGGTGAACCTCACCGACGAGGTGCGGGACCGCATCAACGACACCATCCGCACCGAGGTTTCGCCGCGGCATGTCCCCGACGAGATCATCGTGGCGCCCGGCATTCCGCACACCCGCACCGGCAAGAAGCTCGAAGTGCCGATCAAGAAGCTGTTCCAGGGTCGCGACGCCGCCAAGGTGGTCGAGCGCAGCGCCGTCGACGATCCCGAGCTACTCGACTGGTACGTCACGCAGCGTCGAAGGTGA